A stretch of Anolis sagrei isolate rAnoSag1 chromosome X, rAnoSag1.mat, whole genome shotgun sequence DNA encodes these proteins:
- the LOC132781756 gene encoding noggin-2-like: MKAPQALLLYSSLAVLWPQGCGQPYLRLRPSPSDNLPVKDIIEHPDPEYDPKEQDLDERTLRKKLGSSFDPHFMSVAAPVQGNLSDPHHRPFKGTGPLPNELKKLDLGETPYGARLRLGKKARRKFLQWLWAYTYCPVVYTWKDLGARFWPRYIKEGNCFSERSCSFPEGMYCKPVKSVTKTFLRWYCQGWSRQKYCTWIPVQYPVISECKCAC; encoded by the coding sequence ATGAAGGCCCCCCAGGCCTTGCTGCTTTACTCCTCCTTGGCGGTGCTATGGCCCCAGGGCTGCGGCCAGCCCTACCTCCGTCTGCGCCCGTCCCCCAGCGACAACCTGCCCGTCAAGGACATCATTGAGCATCCGGACCCAGAGTATGACCCCAAGGAACAGGACCTGGACGAGAGGACTTTGAGGAAGAAGCTGGGGAGCAGCTTCGACCCCCACTTCATGTCGGTGGCAGCCCCAGTCCAGGGGAACCTCTCAGACCCGCATCACAGGCCCTTCAAGGGGACGGGGCCCTTGCCCAACGAGCTCAAGAAGCTGGACCTTGGGGAGACACCATATGGGGCACGGCTGCGGTTGGGAAAGAAGGCCCGGCGGAAGTTCCTGCAGTGGCTGTGGGCCTACACGTACTGCCCGGTGGTCTACACTTGGAAGGACCTGGGGGCCCGCTTCTGGCCCCGATACATCAAGGAAGGGAACTGCTTCTCAGAGCGGTCCTGCTCCTTCCCGGAGGGCATGTACTGCAAGCCAGTCAAGTCCGTGACCAAGACGTTCCTGAGGTGGTACTGCCAAGGGTGGTCCCGGCAAAAGTATTGCACTTGGATCCCGGTGCAGTACCCAGTGATCTCTGAGTGCAAGTGCGCCTGCTAG